The following proteins are encoded in a genomic region of Brachyspira pilosicoli:
- a CDS encoding pyridoxal phosphate-dependent aminotransferase gives MQLNKNILEVPYSLIRELTEKAQKKQDSIMLTIGEPDLEPPKELIEYGCEYAKTHSLPYTQAGGSEHLRNLVAKHYNKYYGSNVNANNITMHIGSMEGISSVFRTILNIDDEVIIPTPFFSPYEQAVKLSYGKVVFLDTREDNLVLKPESIEKVITNKTKAILFSNPGNPSGYMLKKEEVDELVKYFEKKDIFVIADEIYSAISFYPFTSFASYPSIKDKVIILNGFSKSHSMTGWRIGYSITPEEVRKYLVNASFNNVGSMVSLSCAIAEYALEKYPIIESYRDIYKERAFTMSKELIDLGFDVIEPRGAFYLFVGYSKFSKEPSLDFSMRLLDETGVAVVPGIAFGSENYFRIALTQDIPILKEAVKRIKDFLNK, from the coding sequence ATGCAGCTTAATAAAAATATATTAGAAGTACCATATTCATTAATAAGAGAACTCACTGAAAAAGCACAAAAAAAACAAGATAGTATAATGCTTACTATAGGAGAGCCGGATTTAGAGCCTCCAAAAGAATTAATTGAATACGGATGTGAATATGCTAAAACTCATTCTCTGCCATATACTCAAGCTGGGGGAAGCGAACATTTAAGAAATTTAGTTGCTAAACATTATAATAAATATTATGGTTCAAATGTTAATGCAAATAACATCACTATGCATATTGGTTCTATGGAAGGTATATCATCTGTATTTAGAACTATATTAAACATTGATGATGAAGTAATAATACCTACTCCTTTTTTCTCACCTTATGAACAAGCAGTTAAACTATCTTATGGTAAAGTAGTGTTTTTAGACACAAGAGAAGATAATCTCGTATTAAAGCCAGAAAGTATAGAAAAAGTTATAACTAATAAAACAAAAGCAATTCTTTTCAGTAACCCTGGAAACCCATCTGGATATATGTTAAAAAAAGAAGAAGTAGATGAGCTTGTAAAATACTTTGAAAAAAAAGATATATTTGTTATAGCTGACGAAATATATTCTGCTATATCATTTTATCCTTTTACATCATTTGCATCATACCCTTCTATTAAAGACAAGGTAATAATATTAAATGGTTTTTCAAAGTCTCATTCTATGACAGGTTGGAGAATAGGATACAGCATAACTCCAGAAGAAGTAAGAAAATATTTAGTTAATGCTAGTTTTAATAACGTTGGTAGTATGGTTAGTCTTTCTTGTGCCATTGCTGAATATGCTTTAGAAAAATATCCAATTATAGAAAGTTACAGAGATATTTATAAAGAGAGAGCTTTTACTATGTCAAAAGAATTAATAGATTTAGGTTTTGATGTAATAGAGCCGAGAGGAGCTTTTTATTTATTTGTAGGATACAGTAAGTTTTCTAAAGAGCCTTCGCTTGATTTTTCTATGAGATTATTAGATGAGACTGGAGTTGCTGTTGTACCGGGTATTGCTTTTGGCAGTGAAAATTATTTTAGAATAGCTTTAACTCAGGATATACCAATATTAAAAGAGGCTGTTAAGAGAATAAAAGATTTTTTAAATAAATAA
- a CDS encoding Crp/Fnr family transcriptional regulator, producing the protein MNISEENGLKNLTPNTTIYHEGEKIKNISIITKGTIDVYISSRELLGIEDEEEIMKYSCKLFSIPKNIMIGIGVFMNDSNYIFSFKSKNDNEIYTINVPDKEYIKTFFNTNKTYLTNMYHSLAYIIMKTYDEYIKIKKINDELKIITTNLGVMYFNLNAKNKNIKSELFIKTKEVFEYATNDGFNFPTDFDTDFIKEDHEEIYNHNKNKIIEENEKLEFEIEYIKRFLTMPKEIKSPFFNYDVNMTLSATAILYQTLKDIADMLKSEIINTMENIAFLYSNNKESLFNEYSKMAFELEKQDKDYEIWARYSRYIANVTKDIVEKIKNQYEYEINIDIDELESTIKKITQNINSSNDDSNNENNVQVVMGVESIPEEIRNPSKKIVEIAAIPEDRAATFFKSLNAFKKLKDKFSTEDDARKIRRSVTNVFFEVYREIAKKYIINNEKNKLLSMFLNFGYMDDQLLTPNQIVDLYEVKDKTTTKKINVFYIDEWLQKIYDKEEPPSVNGFGQDYREALREMKKRGTISDHEMEEHWESPIRRLEYEVDNMIETTHRLCYGQISVYFPILHKDMIIKDFKDSLIKREAMENTLNSILEIDFSAFYREVLYKNKELNIEKELVMQEVLPNIILMPTYGSRAIMWEELSSRQKNSTARFLLPIFTSEDLEGLTLPMMGAFRWELCKTMLGPAWNDITQMSITSEYSDYIQFYKKNRNLSDDAKEKLKVQIKKCRNNLREVFVSDYVIWLKYESKGIMRLNRVARGILYRQVPFAKNIRDELEKQPMFADMANRFKNIRNKKATELENRYFKFTKTGNPLPEELQTHIDFYKKM; encoded by the coding sequence ATGAATATATCAGAAGAAAATGGACTAAAAAATCTTACACCAAATACTACTATATACCATGAAGGTGAAAAAATTAAAAATATTTCTATTATTACTAAAGGAACAATCGATGTATATATCTCATCAAGAGAATTGCTCGGTATAGAAGATGAAGAGGAAATAATGAAATATAGCTGCAAACTTTTTTCTATACCTAAAAACATCATGATTGGAATCGGTGTCTTTATGAATGATTCTAATTATATTTTCTCTTTCAAGTCTAAAAATGATAATGAGATTTACACTATAAATGTACCAGATAAAGAATATATAAAAACTTTCTTTAACACTAATAAAACATATCTTACTAATATGTATCATTCTCTTGCATATATCATAATGAAAACTTATGATGAATATATTAAAATAAAAAAAATTAATGATGAACTCAAAATAATAACTACTAATCTTGGGGTTATGTATTTCAATTTGAATGCTAAAAATAAAAATATTAAGTCTGAATTGTTTATTAAAACAAAAGAAGTTTTTGAATATGCTACAAATGACGGATTTAATTTTCCTACAGATTTTGATACTGACTTTATAAAAGAAGATCATGAAGAAATATATAATCACAATAAAAATAAAATCATTGAAGAAAATGAAAAATTAGAATTTGAAATAGAATATATAAAAAGATTTTTAACTATGCCTAAAGAAATTAAGTCTCCTTTCTTTAACTACGATGTTAATATGACTTTATCTGCTACAGCAATACTATATCAAACTTTAAAAGATATTGCTGATATGCTTAAATCTGAAATTATAAACACTATGGAAAATATAGCTTTTCTATACTCTAATAATAAAGAATCTCTATTTAATGAATACTCTAAAATGGCATTTGAACTCGAAAAACAAGATAAAGATTATGAAATATGGGCAAGATATTCAAGATATATAGCTAATGTTACTAAAGACATAGTAGAAAAAATAAAAAATCAATATGAATACGAAATAAATATAGATATAGACGAATTAGAAAGCACTATTAAAAAAATAACACAAAATATAAACTCTTCTAACGATGATTCAAATAATGAAAACAACGTTCAAGTAGTGATGGGAGTAGAATCTATACCTGAAGAAATAAGAAACCCTAGCAAAAAAATAGTGGAAATAGCAGCAATACCTGAAGATAGAGCTGCTACATTCTTTAAATCTTTAAATGCATTCAAAAAATTAAAAGATAAATTTAGCACCGAAGATGATGCTAGAAAAATTAGAAGAAGTGTTACAAATGTATTCTTTGAAGTATATAGAGAAATAGCTAAAAAATACATTATAAACAATGAAAAAAATAAGTTACTCTCTATGTTCCTTAACTTCGGATATATGGACGACCAATTGCTTACTCCAAACCAAATCGTTGATCTATATGAAGTTAAAGACAAAACAACTACTAAAAAAATTAATGTATTTTATATAGATGAGTGGCTTCAAAAGATTTATGATAAAGAAGAACCGCCTTCAGTTAATGGTTTCGGACAAGACTATAGAGAAGCTTTGAGAGAAATGAAAAAAAGGGGAACCATTAGCGACCATGAAATGGAAGAGCATTGGGAAAGCCCTATTAGAAGACTCGAATATGAAGTGGATAATATGATTGAAACTACTCATAGATTATGTTATGGTCAAATAAGTGTTTATTTCCCTATACTTCACAAAGATATGATAATTAAAGATTTCAAAGATTCTTTAATAAAAAGAGAAGCGATGGAAAATACTCTAAACTCTATATTAGAAATAGATTTTTCTGCATTCTACAGAGAAGTATTATACAAAAATAAAGAGTTAAACATAGAAAAAGAATTAGTTATGCAGGAAGTACTTCCAAACATTATTCTAATGCCTACTTATGGTTCTCGTGCTATAATGTGGGAAGAACTTTCAAGTAGACAAAAAAATAGTACAGCAAGATTCCTGCTTCCAATATTTACATCAGAAGATTTGGAAGGTTTAACTCTTCCTATGATGGGTGCTTTCAGATGGGAGCTTTGTAAGACTATGCTTGGACCTGCTTGGAATGATATTACTCAAATGTCTATAACTTCAGAATACAGCGATTATATTCAGTTCTACAAGAAAAACAGAAATCTCTCTGATGATGCTAAAGAAAAATTAAAAGTGCAAATTAAAAAATGCAGAAACAATTTAAGAGAAGTATTTGTATCAGATTATGTTATATGGCTTAAATACGAAAGTAAAGGCATTATGCGTCTAAACAGAGTAGCAAGAGGTATCTTATACAGACAGGTTCCTTTTGCTAAAAATATAAGAGATGAGCTTGAAAAACAGCCTATGTTTGCTGATATGGCTAATAGATTTAAAAACATAAGAAATAAAAAAGCTACTGAATTAGAAAATAGATATTTCAAATTCACTAAAACAGGCAATCCTTTGCCTGAAGAGCTGCAAACTCATATAGATTTTTATAAGAAAATGTAA
- a CDS encoding DUF3108 domain-containing protein, producing MIKYVLTLTILISNLLFCYNQTFKVGEYIKYDVLAQVPEFNISGKVGVLEAKVLAISNVDGVPAYHLYAHVYSTGAANFVYKVSDVFEAWVSTNDFTPLLLTKDAKEGDWTNYETLKFNHKEKYFIYNDKRTTDEKITYDGLAFDALSLVFFMRFVDKNIGTFKINWLEGKNVKTDIRFIIEDGGELKTKLERGKLKTVRVYENGKYGTDALIAKDKYNQVPLDVIIAEQKLYGLTIRVRGIIREYKDGK from the coding sequence ATGATTAAATATGTTTTGACACTAACAATATTAATATCTAATTTACTTTTTTGCTATAATCAAACTTTTAAGGTTGGAGAGTATATTAAATATGATGTTTTGGCACAGGTGCCGGAGTTTAATATAAGCGGAAAAGTAGGAGTGCTTGAAGCTAAGGTATTAGCAATTAGCAATGTAGATGGTGTTCCTGCATATCATTTATATGCACATGTATATAGTACAGGTGCTGCTAATTTTGTTTATAAAGTAAGCGATGTATTTGAGGCTTGGGTATCTACAAACGATTTCACTCCTTTACTATTAACTAAAGATGCTAAAGAGGGTGATTGGACTAATTATGAAACATTGAAATTTAATCATAAAGAAAAATATTTTATTTATAATGATAAAAGAACAACTGATGAAAAAATTACTTATGACGGTTTAGCATTTGATGCTTTATCATTAGTATTTTTTATGAGGTTTGTTGATAAAAACATAGGTACTTTTAAAATTAATTGGCTTGAGGGAAAAAATGTAAAAACAGATATTAGATTCATAATAGAAGATGGCGGAGAATTAAAGACAAAGTTAGAAAGAGGTAAATTAAAAACTGTAAGAGTATATGAAAATGGTAAATATGGTACTGATGCTTTAATAGCTAAAGATAAATATAATCAAGTGCCTTTAGATGTTATAATAGCAGAGCAAAAATTATATGGGCTTACTATTAGAGTGAGAGGAATTATAAGAGAGTATAAAGACGGAAAATGA
- a CDS encoding DUF2723 domain-containing protein, with product MAKLSHLEKEYIKANYKNKSIDELTKKLEKDRELIEEYINNLQNNQKNNSKNNKKEKSNKEKGENILSKLFSKSSDSEPIFKKYEIKPYHLSKIDIIFSSVAFLFTFLLYLFTLTPSLSAGDNGELTTAAYFLGVGHAPGYPFYTLMSKLFTYIPFGNIAWRTNLFSGACGAIAMIFFYLIMVKVLGQNRIERGFSPVVHIPALLASVAFAISDNMWAQATMAEVYSLNILQIASMLLILVYWFEAVWQHANDDVPYYGNKYLMAFGFLYGVALANHHVTLPFAFAPLLFIAVVLFLVHKDRYIENIETPFISIFVFLVLLFIGGFGYYRFIMNYEAYLYFPPGVASNDSIFSILFKPFTDMNILSDIFTALANGSYLRPDMIQNLKAPFYPTLYKGMFLVFWPLFLVIVWVLVYRYFLCKIDKFNNDNDFITGISFSYYKMLLMLAVGVMIYAYMPIRARALPPLNWGQLNEPSGWENLSYLFSMIHRKQYGTSGNDIAAAFILHPEQVTALINIFKTQLTVLGLLFLIPGLFQIFKKNKFIGIFSVFGLLSFSVSLMAYTNPPPSVRTLSFVEVFFLPATLYMIVIVGFGMQWYMEYFNTNIKNVLKKPPEESTDTKLKPYHAISLIAIFAIMVPIFVTNLTRNNNSKDFSNHDYSYNMMNSLPDNAIFATEGGDNQVFGLVYYTMVERRRPDLKIYDQKGNVFERIYGNLMKTDGRWLGSISDAVDKDFINTGRPYYMAWRRDGLERLGDYYFKAYGLVFKVQPIKYALVDELEFFKVLTVNDYKAIAKEHLKRNYENEKVASDLNALLDEGLISVERKNNYNGNEEITFVKMYELPFPELKTEEDYWNSYTTKGTAEEISHYDFLTREIFVSSYSLAKIDMYNRRIKTYQKLLGFMSNGNVAKNGITREEANAKIEEYKNLKREEEERMLTIGFDMSNVYFAIGNQAILDGNYERAAVMYEELIKLEKLIYPAYFNLAASYEYLARSKDTPYEKEAEYLNKAKNVMARAEKTFHRGRDMGDAARAQNATYQQIMQFNNRLDLQLRTTRRQADGIKQQAIAENTFDSYSAYANYIYQNRQDLDETIWAKNEAKKRAVNNTQLINVNKELAILYANIGDVNTGINILNETLNLPNITRDDRRGIDFDLASIYLNQKRYNEAVNIYSKYTNDLTQDGAFALYAIGHIYIEQNMIVEALNVYNDFKVRMSPLAKDNQVIANLDKDVESRRLQIMQYLGTVGVPNQ from the coding sequence ATGGCTAAACTTTCGCATCTTGAAAAAGAGTATATTAAAGCTAATTACAAAAATAAAAGCATTGATGAGCTTACAAAAAAATTAGAAAAAGACAGAGAGTTAATAGAAGAATATATTAATAATCTGCAAAACAATCAAAAAAATAATTCAAAGAATAATAAGAAAGAAAAATCTAATAAAGAAAAAGGCGAAAACATACTCTCTAAATTATTCTCGAAGTCTTCTGACAGCGAACCAATATTTAAAAAGTATGAAATAAAACCCTACCACCTTTCAAAGATAGATATAATATTTTCTAGTGTAGCATTTTTGTTTACATTTTTGCTTTATTTGTTTACATTAACGCCTTCGCTTTCTGCCGGCGATAACGGAGAGCTTACAACAGCAGCTTACTTCTTGGGAGTAGGGCATGCTCCGGGATATCCTTTCTATACTTTAATGTCTAAACTATTTACTTATATACCATTTGGAAATATTGCTTGGAGGACCAACCTTTTTTCTGGGGCATGCGGTGCTATAGCTATGATTTTCTTCTATCTTATTATGGTTAAAGTATTAGGACAAAACAGAATTGAGAGAGGTTTTTCTCCTGTAGTACATATACCTGCACTACTTGCAAGTGTTGCTTTTGCTATATCTGACAATATGTGGGCACAGGCTACTATGGCTGAAGTTTACAGCTTAAATATTCTCCAAATAGCTTCTATGCTTTTGATACTTGTTTATTGGTTTGAGGCAGTTTGGCAGCATGCTAATGATGATGTGCCTTATTATGGAAATAAATATTTAATGGCTTTCGGTTTTCTTTATGGGGTAGCACTTGCTAATCACCATGTTACTTTGCCTTTTGCTTTTGCTCCTCTTTTGTTTATAGCTGTTGTATTATTCTTGGTTCATAAAGACAGATATATAGAAAATATTGAAACTCCATTTATATCCATATTTGTATTTTTAGTATTGTTATTTATAGGCGGGTTTGGATACTATAGATTTATTATGAATTATGAAGCTTATTTATATTTCCCTCCTGGTGTAGCTTCTAATGACTCTATATTTTCTATATTGTTTAAACCTTTTACAGATATGAATATTTTAAGCGACATATTTACAGCACTTGCTAATGGTTCTTATTTAAGACCTGATATGATACAAAACTTAAAAGCTCCTTTCTACCCAACTCTTTATAAAGGAATGTTCTTAGTATTTTGGCCTTTATTTTTAGTTATTGTTTGGGTGTTAGTTTATAGATATTTCTTGTGTAAGATAGATAAGTTTAATAATGATAATGATTTTATTACAGGAATATCATTCTCTTATTATAAAATGCTTTTAATGCTTGCTGTTGGAGTTATGATATATGCCTACATGCCTATAAGAGCGAGGGCTTTACCTCCTCTAAACTGGGGGCAATTGAATGAGCCTTCTGGTTGGGAGAATTTAAGCTATTTATTTAGTATGATACATAGAAAACAGTATGGTACTTCTGGTAATGATATTGCAGCAGCTTTCATACTTCACCCAGAACAAGTTACTGCTTTAATTAATATATTTAAAACCCAATTAACTGTTTTAGGTTTATTATTCTTAATACCTGGCTTATTCCAAATATTTAAGAAAAATAAATTTATAGGAATATTCTCAGTATTTGGGCTTTTAAGTTTTAGTGTATCACTTATGGCATATACTAATCCTCCTCCAAGTGTAAGAACTTTATCATTTGTTGAAGTATTTTTCTTACCCGCTACTTTATATATGATTGTAATAGTTGGTTTTGGTATGCAATGGTATATGGAATATTTTAACACTAATATAAAAAATGTATTAAAAAAGCCTCCTGAAGAGAGTACAGATACAAAATTAAAGCCTTATCATGCAATATCGCTTATAGCAATATTTGCAATAATGGTGCCTATATTTGTAACGAACTTAACCCGCAACAACAACTCTAAAGATTTTAGTAACCATGACTATTCATACAATATGATGAACTCTCTTCCAGACAATGCAATATTTGCCACAGAGGGAGGAGATAACCAAGTATTCGGTCTTGTTTACTACACTATGGTTGAAAGAAGAAGACCGGATTTAAAAATATATGACCAAAAGGGTAATGTGTTTGAGAGAATATACGGCAATCTTATGAAAACAGACGGCAGATGGCTTGGAAGCATAAGTGATGCTGTGGATAAAGATTTTATAAATACTGGCAGACCTTATTATATGGCTTGGAGAAGAGACGGTCTTGAGAGACTTGGAGATTATTACTTTAAGGCTTATGGACTAGTATTTAAAGTTCAGCCTATAAAATATGCTTTAGTTGATGAGTTAGAGTTTTTTAAGGTGCTTACTGTTAATGATTATAAAGCAATAGCAAAAGAGCATTTGAAAAGAAATTATGAGAATGAAAAAGTTGCTTCAGATTTGAATGCTTTGCTTGATGAAGGGTTAATATCTGTAGAGCGAAAAAATAATTATAACGGCAATGAAGAGATAACTTTTGTAAAAATGTATGAGCTTCCTTTCCCAGAGTTGAAAACAGAAGAAGATTATTGGAATAGCTACACTACGAAAGGAACTGCTGAAGAGATTTCTCATTATGACTTTTTAACAAGAGAGATTTTTGTAAGTTCTTATTCTCTTGCCAAAATAGATATGTATAACAGAAGAATAAAAACATATCAAAAATTGCTTGGTTTTATGAGTAATGGAAACGTTGCTAAAAACGGCATTACAAGAGAAGAAGCTAATGCAAAAATAGAAGAGTATAAAAATCTTAAGAGAGAAGAAGAAGAGAGAATGCTTACTATAGGCTTTGATATGTCTAATGTTTACTTTGCTATAGGAAATCAAGCTATATTAGATGGTAATTATGAAAGAGCTGCTGTAATGTATGAAGAGCTTATAAAACTTGAAAAGCTAATTTATCCTGCTTATTTTAATTTGGCGGCTTCTTATGAATATTTAGCTCGTTCTAAAGATACTCCTTATGAGAAAGAAGCTGAATATTTGAATAAAGCTAAAAATGTAATGGCAAGGGCAGAGAAAACTTTCCATAGAGGCAGAGACATGGGAGATGCAGCAAGAGCACAAAATGCTACTTATCAGCAGATAATGCAGTTTAATAATAGATTAGACTTACAGCTTAGGACCACAAGACGACAGGCAGATGGTATAAAACAACAGGCTATAGCAGAAAATACTTTTGATAGCTACAGTGCTTATGCTAATTATATTTATCAAAACAGACAAGATTTGGATGAAACTATTTGGGCTAAAAATGAAGCTAAAAAAAGAGCTGTTAATAATACTCAATTAATAAATGTTAATAAAGAGCTTGCAATACTTTATGCTAATATTGGTGATGTTAATACTGGTATTAATATATTAAATGAAACTTTGAATCTTCCTAATATTACAAGAGATGATAGAAGAGGCATAGATTTTGATTTGGCTAGTATTTACCTTAATCAAAAGAGATATAATGAAGCTGTGAATATATACTCAAAATATACTAATGATTTAACTCAGGACGGTGCTTTTGCTTTGTATGCTATAGGTCATATATATATAGAGCAGAATATGATTGTTGAGGCGCTTAATGTTTATAATGATTTTAAGGTTAGAATGTCCCCTCTTGCTAAAGATAATCAGGTGATAGCTAATTTAGATAAAGATGTTGAAAGCAGAAGGCTGCAGATAATGCAGTATTTAGGTACTGTTGGGGTTCCTAATCAGTAA
- a CDS encoding motility associated factor glycosyltransferase family protein has protein sequence MIFKKNIETLTLSKYNINTIKKLENVNDNNSYEIKFNKNNLISVSYKNKALTSLYAPIEEAKRLIEQYIKNNNSDYIAIFLSIASFYHIDYFLSLNAKNKAIIIEKDIELLKLILSNIEIKNLNRIIILSEENDVLLFFNNFIREDNVKKLTVIRHIRASNVSEENKSYYDNITIQLSNIIKERLMSLTSNYYFAPIWARNIIYNMRNNHSIESFKNYLNKETPLLLVSAGASIDNYIEKIKTLSETHFVLAVSHSLNTLLNNNIKPNAVVSTDGGFYSLIHILSLFKEESILLFTTHTSYPVNSIKKERKFFFSHNESLEKILYNTKDSIYFPMEGSVIMPALRIAEFLNPKYILLAGCDFCHVDDKSHSKYSNAIALDFITSSKIKTFETKKYKRLNDDNKIKCFDDCLRNTSSSLISYKTHFESLINDLSKNIDFFTLTKESAKIKNVSIYDDIKNSNKQLKDFRYIEEKQNKELLKNKLESLIKNINSNNFSDDINEILNMISPWHRDSFIEGKIKYDELKDYINKWYNDVYALID, from the coding sequence ATGATATTTAAAAAAAACATAGAAACTTTAACACTAAGTAAATATAATATAAATACTATAAAAAAACTTGAAAATGTTAATGATAATAATAGTTATGAAATAAAGTTTAATAAAAATAATTTAATAAGCGTATCATATAAAAATAAAGCCTTAACCTCTCTTTATGCACCAATAGAAGAAGCTAAAAGATTAATAGAGCAATATATAAAAAATAATAATTCAGATTATATAGCTATATTTTTATCTATTGCTTCTTTTTATCATATAGATTATTTTTTGTCATTAAACGCTAAAAATAAAGCTATAATAATAGAAAAAGATATAGAGCTATTAAAGCTTATACTTTCAAATATAGAGATAAAAAATTTGAATAGAATAATTATATTGTCAGAAGAAAATGATGTTTTATTATTTTTTAATAATTTTATTCGAGAAGATAATGTTAAAAAACTCACTGTTATAAGACATATAAGAGCTTCTAATGTTAGCGAAGAAAATAAAAGCTATTATGATAATATTACAATACAATTATCAAATATTATAAAAGAGAGATTAATGTCTCTTACATCCAATTATTATTTTGCTCCTATATGGGCAAGAAACATTATTTATAATATGCGTAATAATCATTCTATAGAAAGTTTTAAAAATTATCTAAACAAAGAAACCCCGCTTCTTTTAGTATCTGCTGGTGCTTCGATAGATAATTATATTGAAAAAATAAAAACATTGTCAGAAACTCATTTTGTTTTGGCAGTATCTCATTCATTAAACACACTTCTTAATAATAACATAAAACCCAATGCAGTGGTTTCTACAGACGGAGGGTTTTATTCTTTAATACATATATTAAGCCTTTTTAAAGAAGAGAGTATATTGCTATTTACAACGCATACATCATATCCAGTAAATAGCATAAAAAAAGAAAGAAAGTTTTTTTTCTCGCACAATGAAAGCCTTGAAAAGATATTATACAACACAAAAGATAGTATTTATTTTCCAATGGAAGGAAGCGTTATAATGCCTGCTTTAAGAATAGCAGAATTTTTAAACCCTAAATATATTCTTCTTGCAGGGTGTGATTTCTGCCATGTTGATGATAAGAGCCATTCAAAATATTCAAATGCAATAGCTTTGGATTTTATTACAAGTAGTAAAATAAAAACATTTGAAACAAAAAAATATAAAAGATTAAATGATGATAATAAAATAAAATGTTTTGATGATTGTTTGAGAAACACTTCCTCTTCGCTTATAAGTTATAAAACTCATTTTGAAAGTTTGATTAATGACTTATCAAAGAATATAGATTTTTTTACACTCACAAAAGAATCAGCGAAAATAAAAAATGTAAGTATATATGATGATATAAAAAACTCTAATAAGCAGCTAAAAGATTTTAGATATATAGAAGAAAAACAAAATAAAGAACTATTAAAAAATAAATTGGAATCATTAATAAAAAATATTAACTCTAATAATTTTTCTGATGATATAAATGAAATATTAAATATGATTTCTCCATGGCATAGAGATTCATTTATAGAAGGAAAAATAAAATATGATGAATTAAAAGATTATATAAATAAATGGTATAATGATGTATACGCTTTAATAGACTAA
- a CDS encoding EamA family transporter: protein MSIFFALLSSIFASLTAILIKIGLKNINSNLATAIRTIIILFMSWIIVFYTNKINSINTLDTIKNINNKTLIFIILSGVATGLSWIFYFKALQIGNVNKVIVIDKLSIVFTIILAAIFLNEALTLKIIIGVILIVAGTLIISLG from the coding sequence ATGTCGATTTTCTTTGCACTTCTATCATCAATATTTGCATCTCTAACTGCAATACTAATAAAGATAGGTCTTAAAAACATTAATTCAAATTTAGCCACTGCAATAAGAACTATTATAATACTGTTTATGTCTTGGATAATTGTATTTTATACTAACAAGATAAACTCTATAAATACTTTAGACACAATAAAAAATATAAATAACAAAACTTTAATATTTATAATACTTTCTGGTGTAGCTACGGGACTATCTTGGATATTTTATTTTAAAGCATTGCAAATTGGAAATGTTAATAAAGTAATTGTAATAGATAAACTTTCTATAGTATTTACAATCATATTAGCAGCAATATTTCTAAATGAGGCTTTAACATTAAAAATCATTATAGGAGTTATACTTATAGTAGCAGGAACACTTATAATTAGTTTAGGATAA